From bacterium:
ACTGATTAAGGAGGTAGAATTTATTACCGAACAACGTATTACTAATGCCAAACGGTATGATGAGTCCTTTTCGCAAATGAGTGAGTTCATCCATATTCCCAAACGACGGCCTGGGGTGAAACATGTTTTCCACCTTTATATGATATGCGCCAAATACCGCGACGAACTGCTGACCTATCTGTGCGAAAATGGGGTTGAAGCTAAGATTCATTATCCCATTCCCGTACATTTACAGAAAGCAGCTCGATATTTAGGGTACAAAGAGGGTGATTTCCCAGTGTGTGAAGAAGATTGCCGGAATATTATTACCTTACCTGCCCATCAACACTTAACAGAATTGGAAATAGATTATACCATCGATATGGTTCATAGGTTTTATAAAAGGAAGTAATCATGCTGGAAAATAAAGGGATTTTTTTAAGAGAGAAGGCTGACTATATTAGAAAGGACATTGTAAGGATTTGCGTGCCGAACGGTGCAGGGCATATTGCACCGTCACTGTCATGTGTGGATATATTGGTGGCTTTATATTACGGGGCACTCTCTTATGACGATAATAACCCGTTCTGGGATGAGCGAGATAGATTGGTTTTTTCAAAAGCTCATGGGTGTTATGCCCTTTATTCTATTTTGGCGGATAAAGGTATAATTCCTGGGGAAGAATGGGAAAACTTTTATAAAGAAGGAAGAAGTAGTTTGTCCGGATGTGTTGAGAGAGAAATAAAATATGGGCTTGAAGCAGGCTGTGGTTCCCTTGGTCATGGATTGCCTATAGCTACAGGCATAGCCTTTGGCGCAAAATTACAGACCAAAATTTATCATACATTTTGTCTAGTTGGGGACGGTGAATTGCAAGAAGGAACTACCTGGGAAGCATTACAGTTTGCCGTAAAGCATGAATTAGGTAATTTAATAATCGTGGTTGATCGTAATCACCTTCAGGCCATGGACTTTATTGTTAACATACTTGACAGAACTGATGAAGATATTATTAAAAGATTAAAAGGGTTTGGAGTGGATATTGAGATTTGTCTAGGGCACGATGTGGTCAGGCTTTTTCATCTTTTTCAAGAATTAAAATCAAAAGTTAGTAATGTTCCAAAGGTGGTTATTGCTGAGACAATTAAAGGGTTTGGTTTGAAATGGATGGAGAATGTACCCAGATTTCATTTCTGTGTTCCTACTGAGGAAGAACTGAAGGAAGGATAGTGATGGTCAATTACCGCAAAGATATTATAAATGCTGCTATCCCCTATTTCCATGAGGATGAACGATATTATCTTCTGGTGGAAGATATGGGGTTTGGGGCAATTGATTTACTCAAGAAAGAATTTCCTTCAAGGGTAATAAATTGTGGTATAATGGAACAGAGTACGGTTGGTATTGCTGCGGGGATGAGTATGTCCGGTTTAATACCTATTGTATATTCAATAGTAAACTTTTTAGTTTTTAGAGCACTTGAGCAAATCAGGAACGATGTTATCCTGCAAAATCTTAATGTAAAATTTGTCGGTACTGGATGCAATAATTATTTTAAATTTCTCGGGCCTTCACATTGTTGTGGAAGTGATGATATTACCTTAATGGACTTAATTGGCCTGAAGGTATATGATCCTTATGCTGAAACAAAATCTTTTTCTGAGGTTGTTGAGGAATGGATATGTAGTACCAGCCCGGGATATATACGGGTTTGAAAAAAATAAAGGGGATGCGAAGAATGAAAGATAAGAAGATCCCTTCAAAGATCTTAGATCTTAAGACGATAGCCGGACTCTGTGCTAAGGCTAAAAAAGAAGGCAAAAAGGTCGTTTACTGCCATGGGTGTTTTGATCTGATGCACATTGGGCACATTAAATATCTCCAGGCAGCCAGGAAGAGAGGTGATGTTTTAGTGGTGACCATCACCCCAGATCGTTATGTAACCAGGGGTCCTGGCCGCCCGGTTTTTACCGAAATTCACCGTTTGGAGTCGATTGCTGCTCTTGACTGTGTTGATTATGTGGCTCTTAATCAATGGCCTACCGCAGTGGAGTCAATTCATCTCCTCAAACCGAATTTTTATATCAAAGGTAGCGATTTTGGTTCGGTAGAAGGTGACCCAACCGGTCGCCTGGTTAAGGAAGAAGAAGCCGTTAAATCTATTAATGGGGAATTAGTTTTCACCAATGAAGAGGTATTCTCTTCAAGCAAGCTTCTCAAAGATTATTTTGGTGTCCTGCCTAAGGAGTTGGAGAAATTTTTGGTGGGTTTTACTCAGAGGTTTAACACTAATGATATCATTGGGGTCTTTGATAGCATAAAGGATTTGCGTGTTCTGGTGATAGGAGAACCTATCATAGATGAATACAATTTCTGTAGTCTCCTCCAACGGGCATCCAAAGCCCCAACGGTGGCCACAAGATGGGCTTCTTCGGAAACATACGCGGGCGGGTCACTGGCTGTGGCTAATCATCTGGCAGGACTTGTCAAGGAGGTGGGGCTTATCGGACTACTTGGCAGGAAAGACTCACGGGAGGAATTCATTCGGGCGAATCTGCAACCAAATATTCAGTTTTTTCCATGCTTTCGTGATGATAGCTCAACAATAATAAAAACCCGCTTCCTTGAAGAGGCATTTAAACAGAAAATGTTTGAGGTATGCTATTTTAATGATTATCCTATCAATGGTAAAACAGAAGAGGAGACCATCAGTCTACTAAAAAAACTACTTACTAACTACGATCTTGTAATCTCGGCAGACTTTGGCCATGGTTTTATAACCAGAGAAATCATTAATCTGCTGTGTAAAGAAGCTCCCTATCTGGTAGTCATGGCCCAGTCGAACAGTGCCAATCTTGGATTTAACCCGGTGACCAAATATCATCGGGCAGACTATATTGTGGTAGATCATGTGGAGATAAGATTGGCCTGTCATGAGCAGCATTCTGATCTTGAGCCGCTGGTAAGGAATATATCCAAACGACTTAAATGTCCCCGGATTAATGTAACCCTTGGTCATGAGGGAACTCTTTATTACCATAGTAATACTTTTTATCGGGTACCGGTTGCCTCCTGGAAAGTGGTTGATACCATTGGTGCTGGGGATGCGGTTCTGGCAGTGACATCCCCTTTAACTTACTTAAATCTGGATGCGCAGGTAGTAGCATTTATTGGTAATTGTGCCGGCGCATTGGCTGTTCAGTACCTTGGGAATAAGGAGAGGATTAACCCGGCTCATCTGAGAAAGTTGATTGAGACATTGATGAAATAGAAGGAAGCAGGAAGCTATGAGACCATGGCTGAAAAACTATATTGAAGACCATATAAAGATAATTCAAGCGCTTGACCAAGAAAGAACGGCCAATCTCATTGAACTGGTTAAGGAAACCCGTGATTTGGAGAGGCAAATTTTTGTAATAGGTAACGGTGGAAGTGCCGCCTGTAGTTCCCATCTGGCAGTTGACTTAGGAAAGGGTGCTTCTCTAAATAAGAAGAGGCGTTTCAGGATCTTTTCACCGGTTGACCATATCCCCTGGTTAACGGCTTTAGGCAATGATCTGAGTTATGATGATATATTCTCGGAGCAAATTGAGAATTTTGCTCAGGAAGGAGACCTACTTCTGGCAATTAGCGTCAGTGGTAGCTCTCCAAATCTTGTCAAAGCAGTTGAGCGGGCAAAGCACCTTAAACTTAAAACAGCAGCTTTAGTGGGGGATAAGAATGGGAAGCTAATCAATATGGTAGATCTGGTGATTGTCATTCCGTCTAAACACTATGGCCATGTTGAAGATATACAAACTGCTATCTGCCACATGATCAGTTATTATTTTATAGAGAGAGAATAATGAAGGGACTTGATAAGTTTGATCGGTCATCTTTACATATTTTGCCTATTTCGGAACGCCAATCCGACTTAAGTATTAAAGATTTCTCTAATAAGGTCGAAATACCATATCACCATTCTGATTTGAATATATTAGCTGGTAAAATAGTTAAAGCCTATGAGGATAAGAGACAAACCATCCTTATGATGGGAGCTCATGTAATTCGTTCAGGGGTATCAAGATATATAATTGAGCTTATGGATAAAGGGGTGATAACTCATATTGCCATGAATGGGGCCGGTCCTATTCATGAATATGAGTTAGTGAGGTTTGGCTGGACAACAGAATCTGTCGCTTATTATATAAAAAAAGGGCAGTTTGGACTGTGGAAAGAGATAGGAGAGCTAAATGAGGTAATTAATACGGCTTATAAAAAGGGGATTGGTTTTGGAGAGGCAGTAGGGAGATTTCTTGAGGAAAGCAACTGGCCACATAAAGATATAAGTATTTTAGCCGCAGGATACAGACTTAAGATTCCTGTAACAGTTCATGTAGGTATAGGATATGATATATTGCATGAGCATCCCAACTGTGATGGGGCAGCCATTGGAGCTACTTCATACAAAGATTTTTTGAGATTTGCCATGAGTGTTCAAGAGCTTGAAAAAGGGGTGGTTATGTGTTTTGGCACCGCAGTCATGGGTCCAGAGGTGTTCCTCAAGGCCCTTTCTATGGCCAGAAATATTGCTCATCAAAGAGGAGAAAAGATATCCTCCTTTACAACCGCAGTATTTGATCTGATAGATATAGAGGGGGACTATCATAAGGAACCCTCTAACTCCAGTCCAATGTATTACTATAGACCATGGAAGTCACTCCTTGTTCGGACTGTTTCAGAGGAAGGACAAAGCTTCTATTTTAAAGGAGACCACAGGGCAACCATCCCTGCCCTATATCACTTAATTATGGAAGGAATTGCTCCTCAAAAGGAGAAAACTTATGAATGAAGATGACAATAAAAGACTGGTTGTTTCTGTTATCATGCCAGCCCTTAATGAAGAGAAGAATATTCTGGCGGCGATTAATAACATACTAAAAGCTCTGGAAGATTTTAATATTAATGGTGAAGTTATTGCTGTTAATGACGGGAGTACCGATGCTACAGAAGAGATGGTGCGCGATATTATGAATAAAGATAATCGGGTCAGGATGTTGAGGCATGAAAAACCTCAAGGCATAGGGACATCATTCTGGGACGGGGTGGATAATGCTAAGGGAGATATAGTTATTATGCTTCCTGGGGACAATGAGAACGACCCCTGGGAGATTTTGCGTTATTACGAGCTGCTTGACCATGTAGATATGATTATCCCCTTTATTTTCAATAAAGAAGCGAGGTCATTATTTCGAAATGTGCTCTCTTTTATTTATCGTTTTATTATTAATACCACCTTTCTTGTCTATTTTAATTACACCAATGGCACGGTTCTTTATCGAAAATCCATTCTAAAAGAACTGGAGTATAGAAGTCACAGTTTCTTCTTTCAAACCGATATTTTAATAAGGTTAGTAAAGAGGGGGTATCTTTTTGCTGAAGTTCCCTACAGGCTTGGTTTAAGAAAAGAAGGAGTATCCAAAGCCATTACCTTTCCTTCTTTATTACAGGTTACAAAGGGCTATTTTCAGCTCCTGAACGATATTTATTTTAAGAAGAAGAATAAGGCTTGTTTTTCGGATGATTCTCAAACAGCACTCAGGCGACAAAAAGCAGATGAGTTAGGGTTCTGCAAAATAGGATTTGGGGGAGACAACTGAGAGTTAGACCTGAAATTAGAGATAAAAAATCAAATATCAAATAGCAAAATGCAAAATTACAAATCAAATTTCAAAAAGGACTGTAACTATTCAGCCACTGATTGACACGGATTAGCACGGATAAATACAGAGGTTAGAAGATAGAGGTCAGAGGACAGAGGAGAAAGGGAGAAACGGAGAAGGAGAGGAGACACGAGGCACTATACCTGAATTTGCCTTCAACCTTGAGCCTAATTACGGACACGGATACCGGACACAGATTCACGAATTTTCCGTGTTTCATCCGTGTTTATCTGTGGCTGAACAGTTCAGATAATTTTACATTTTGATATGTAATTTTTATATTTGCTTTTTGCATTTTGATCTTTGGAGGAAATTGATAAAAATAGAGGTTTTAAATACCCGCTTAAAAATTACAGTTTCCTAATTTTGCAGAACTCTAAGCAGATGAGTAATAAAGGACTTTTTGATGAGTGAACTAATCCTTGATGGCCACAAATTGGCTTGGCATAAAGAAAGAGTGAATGCCTGGTTAAAAGGAGAAAGGATTGCACCTATCACTATTGATTGTGCTTTGACCAGACGATGCACTTATAGATGTGTCTATTGTTACGGTCAACTCCAGGCTAACGATGAAAAAAGGATGACACAGGATGTAATATTTAGATTCTTAGATGATGCGGCTGAGATTGGTGTAAAAGCCATAAGTTTTGTCAGTGATGGAGAAAGCACCTGCTCTCCCTATTTAACCCAGGCAATTATAAGGGGTAAAAAAAATGGTCTGGATATGGCCCTGGGAACAAATGGCTATTTATTAAAGGATGAAAAATTAGAGGAAATTCTGCCCTGTTTGACTTATCTTAGATTCAATATTTCTGCAGCCAGCCCTTCCCGCTACGCTCAAATAATGGGCTGCAAAGAAAAATGTTTCCATAAAGTATACCATACTATAAAAGAGTGTATCAGAATAAAAAAAGAAAAAAACCTCCATGTAACTATAGGATTACAAATGGTCTTGCTACCTCAATTTTCCGACCAGGTTATTCCCTTTGCCAACATTGGTAAAGAATTAGGAGTTGATTACTCAGTTATTAAGCATTGCAGTGATGATGAGGAGGGAAGTTTAGGGGTGGATTACGATAAATACCTTAATTTGGTTGATATTCTAAAGCAGGCAGAAAGCTGCTCAACTGAAGGATACTTAGTCAAGGCAAAATGGTCTAAGATTTTAAGTAAAGGAAAGCGTAAATATTCCCAATGTTATGGTCCACCGTTTATTACCCAGTTTTCCGGTTCTGGGCTGGTTGCCCCTTGTGGGATGTTGTTTAACAGGAAGTATAAAAGATTTCATATCGGTAATATTGCCAATACATCTTTTAAAGAAATCTGGCAAAGCGAGCGTTATTGGGAGGTCATGAATCTTATTGCTTCAAGTAAGTTTGATGCCAAAACGATGTGCGGTACTTTATGTCTTCAGCATAAGGTAAATGAGTTTCTCTGGGATTTAAAACAAGGAAAGACTTCCCTTAAAGAAGGAATGGGTGAGACTCCAATGCATATAAATTTCATTTAATTCTACTATGTCTATTATTATAGCCGCTAAGTGCGCACCTCAAAAAGAAATACTCTATAATATTGAGAGAGCAGGTCTGAAAGCAGTAGAGTTATATCTATCAGAAGAGATACTGAATGATTTGGATAAAACTATACAACTATGCAGAAATTTTTCTTTCATATATGCTTTTCATGCACCAACAGAGGGATGCAAACTGGATAAGCTGGCAGAATTGGTCAAGGCTATTGGTGGGAAGATAGTTGTGTTTCATAACATCTATTGGGAAGAGGAGTGGAAGAAGATAGTAAGAACTTTTAGAGATGTTGAGGCTAATCTGTGCATGGAGAATACCTATAGTGTGCATGAGCCGGTAAAATTTATGCAAAGATATGGGGTGGGTAGATGCTTGGACCTGGAGCATTTACAGATGGAATGTGCGGGGGTCTACGAGGAAGTGTTTATTCCTGTTATAAAACAGGCTTCTCATATCCATTTAACCGGTTATACTTATGGCTCACAACTATGGCATACTCATATCCATTATTCACAGGAGCATAATTTGTATATGTTGGATTTGTTGAAGAAAGCAGGTTATTCGGGTCTTCTTGTCTCTGAAGCCAGAGAATCACTTCAGACTTATGAAGAGTTTAAGAAATTAAATAATTTTTTTAAAATATGGGAATCTCGTGACAAACATGAAGTTGGGAATTGGGATTCCCGATTCTAATTAAGAAAAGGTCGATATCTTATGAAGGTATTATTTTGGGGTTCAACTATTTTTTGTCTGGCTTTCTTTTTACATCTAATCGTCTGGAAGATACATTTACCCAAAAGACAAACAAAAGCTTTATTGGAAATATTTTTTGGTACTTTAATTATAAGTATTCTTACTTTATGGAATAGTGCATCATTTGGAATATTTGTTGTGGAAAGTTTTTTAGAATATTTTCATATTTGCCTGTTTTTTATTTCTTTCACACTAGCTTATATAATTACTTATTCAGGGATAGAGGCGGATAGTCCTTCGCTGGTAATAATAAGAAAAGTTGCCGAGGCTGGTTCAGAGGGGTTAGATCAAAAAGAGTTTGATCGAATGATGAGAGACGACCTTTTGATAAAACCAAGAATAAAAGACCTTCTTAGTGATAAAATGGTCTATATGGAAGGGGATAAGTATAAATTGAGGTCAAAAGGTGCTTTGATGGCACGCATATTTATTTTCTATCGCCAGCTGTTAAATGCTCCCAAAGGTGGTTAATCGCATATGTCTTACCATGCTATGCAAGTTCTGGATCCGGTTATCGGGTTGATGGTAAATGTTCTGGTCCAGATACTTGGCAGTCGTTTTGTTCCTGGATTGGGGATGTTAAAATCTGTTGTTTTAGGGTTCATCACCGGGGGGCTCAGTGTAATCCTGACTGAATTATATTTGTTGGTGGGCAGTGGAATGCCCATAGGTGATGCCCTGGGCAACATGGTCACTAACCTGATAATTTATGCTTGCCTGGGATATTGTTATTTTCATTTTATAAACCTGGGGGAAACAGCCCGCAGGATTAGAATATTAAGAGAATTGTACGATTCTAAAGAAGGTCTTTCTATGGATGAGATTCTAAAACGATATAATGCCAGAGATATAGTTAAGATAAGAATTAACAGGCTGGTTAATAATGGTCAGATAATATTCAAAAATAACAGATATTACATTGGCAAGCCAATTATGTTGTTAATGGCAAAGATTATAATCAGAATGAAGTTAATGGTTCTTGGTAAAGAAAGTGAGTTTGATTGATTTTAACTTACATTAACCAGGAGGCAAAGAATGATATTAGGAAATAAATTCATGAGAAAGGTTATAGAATACAAATTTCTAATTTTTATTCTTATTATAGGAAGTTTTTTACTTTTTTTTAATTTAGGCACTAATAGGTATCTTAATGGGGATTCAGCAAATGAGGGATTATTGGCAAAAAGTATATGTTCCTGTGGACTCCCAAATCATTGGGATGGAAAGAATATATTCGCTGATGCATATGGTAATGAGTTTAAACGAGTGGGAAATTATTATATTTTGTCTCACCATCCTTGGTTACATTTATATGTAATTGCTGCTTCATATCTACTTTTGGGGAGAACTGCATTTTCAACACTTTTCCCCGGGGCATTGGTTGCACTTTTTACTATATTTTTATCTTACTTTTTTGCTATTAAAATATCAAGGGATAAAGAGATTGCTATCATAACAACTCTATTATTACTCTTATCTGTTCAATTCTTGCTATTTGGAAGAGGGGATAGGTATTATGCGTTAATAGCACTTTTTACACTTTTAATGTTATATTTTTATTTAAAGTTTTTAGAAGATAAAAAAGGAAGTATGATTGGATTTGGAATTTCTGCTATATTGTTCTTTCACAGTAATTATGTACCTTTCATAGCAGTAATGGGGGGAATAATGACACATTTCTTTTTATTTGAATTTAAGAAAGAAAGATTAAAATCAATTTTACTTTCATTACTTACTATATCCCTTTTTACTACCCCATGGATTTTATTTTTTCATCCTTCTTCAAGTGTAATACAAAGTTGGAGTAGTCTTGGGGCATATAATTCAATAAAAGAGTTTTTATTTGTATTTACACATACTTTATTAAAAATAAATAATCATCTCTTTCCTTTCCTATTATTTGTATTAGTTCCCTTTATTATGATAAAAAGAACGGGGCATAAATTAGTTGTTAATAATCGATATATTCTTATATTGTTAGTAATATGTTTCATATTATTAACTTTTTTATTACATGATGTAGGACGTAGTTTTAATAGCATGATTCCTTTATTTTGTTTATTATCTGCAAGTATTTATAAATTTATTAAAGGGAAAAATAGAATAATTGCATATGTATTCTTAATCCTATTATTATTTACAAATATTATAAATGTTACACCTACTATATTATTCAAGAGTTGTATTTCTACAAACAACTTTGCCAATATTATATCCTTTATCATTCATGGAGATAAAGAAAAAGTGTTAGAAAAATTAAAAGAAAGGGATGCAGAAAAGAAGATTGAAGAATATGCAAAGATAAAATTCCTAATTTGTGATTTTCTATATGAAATTACTCATGATTATGATAACGCTATAGAGGGCATAATTAAATACTTGCAAAAATATGGGAAGAAAGATGAGACTGTAATGATTCGGTGTGTAGAAGGATTAGCAAGTAATATCATATTTTATACAGGGATGAAGGTTATCTATAAAGTTAGTGATAACGAGGTTCTTTTCCCACCTACAGAGGATTTCTTAAAACTAAATCAAATGCCTCCTCGGGGAATAGATTGGTATATAAAAATACCATCTGAACCTCTAGACTATATGCCTGAAGGTAAATATGAGAAAATAATTATTGATTATCCAGAGACAGTGTTTGATAATTATCCATTCTTACCAAGTCATCAATTTAAAACATTAAATGATGGACCCAAAGTAGTTATTTATCACAAGATGAACGACTAATACTTTAAAAGTATTATTGAGATAAGAGCAATAGTATTAAGAGTCTATCCGAAAAGTTGGAAGGCAAAACTTATTCTTGGCATTTTCCCTCAACAAGTTGAGTCATCCGTTGGTTTTTTTCGGAGAGGTTCTAAAAGCAAGTCTCTTGGATAAAAATGAAGGAGCAAGGGGAAAAGACCTTGTTCCTTCATGAAGAATGAGGAATAATTGTTATCTTTATGATGCATAACTTAAGTAAAATTAAGAGACAAATTAATTTATCCACTCACATTCTTTTAAAAAAATATGTAGGAATTTTATTGTATTAAAATTAGCCACCTTTTTTGTCTCTTCTTAAAAGCCTTCTATATTTGATAAATATCTTGGAAATTAAAATGCCTTTTGGGGTAAGTCTATATCTCGTTTTGTCTTTATATGCCAGACCGCTATTGATAAGATCTTTTATTCTGGGTATTACCAAAATTTCATCATTCATCTTCTGCTCAAATAGACCTTTATCAAGCCCTTTGGGCTCTGTTTCGGCAATACTCATTATCATCACAAGCGAAGGACTGTCTGCTTCAATTGCAGGGTAGGTAACTATATAGGCAAAGGCTAAGGAAATATACATAAAAGAAAGTTGAATATATTCATAAAATCTAGCAGGGGGCCCCTATGCCAAACAGCAAGATAAACGCTTTAAATAAATATATACCTACAATAAGATTAATAAAAAATATTAACAATAAAGTTTCAGCTTGCCTTTTTGGCAGATGTATTTTCCAAATAAAAAAATGTATCATAAAGGCACACATAAATAGTAATATCCCATAAAATAACACACTCATCTTTTGACTGCCTGTCTGGTTTTCATCACAAATAAGCGAAACCATTCGCGGATAATCATAGGATAAAACTTTGGGCTATATAATAGATTCAGGGCTGTTACATTCTCCCATGTACAATAGCATTTTTTGTTTTGGCTTATATTTTCTATTACTGTTCTGTTTCTTTGGGAAAACAAAATTTGCTTTATATCGTAATTGGCCTGCCTTAGATTTCCTAATTTATGCCCTAAGATTTCGCAGGGATAAACATCGCCATTCTCATAGATAACTAATAATTTTCTTCCTGCTTGACAAGGAACGGTTTGTTTCTTATCTACATAATTATCTACCACTATCTTATTAACAACCATCTCAAGCGCTTCTTTAAGGGCTAAAGAAGAAAATGGGCTGATATTGTTATCTACTTGATATTTAAAATTTCTGTAAAAATCGCGGTATCTTATATAATCGATGACCTTCTCTTCTTTATCTTTAACATCGCCGCGTATAAAGGCCAAGGAAGGTTTAACACTACCTATATTGTTTTGTATAAATCTTATAGTATCCGCAAATGAATCAATTGTTGAATGGCTGAAGATGGTGCTTGTTATTAAATTCAGATTTTTAAATTTGTCTTTCAGTTTCTTTAATCCATCTATAGTCTCAAGGATTTTATCAAAACCGCCTTTTACGCCTCGAAAACGGTCATGTCCATCCTTTATACCGTCTATAGAAATACAGACAATTACGCCTAAATCTTTAAATTTGTCTAAAACATTCCCAACTGTATCAACAACTTTTTTAGTCAGAAAGGCGTTAGTATGAAAAGAGATATACTGAATCCTGTTATTCTTATAAAATACAGAGACAATCTCTGCTAAATCATCTCTTAAAAACGGCTCTCCGCCACTAATTACTAAAACTTTTATATGTCCAAAATTTTTTGAAATCTTTTCGATTTCATCAAGGCTCAGTTCTTCTTTTAAGCTAGCTTCTTGCTGTCTTTGATAATTAAAACAGTGGGGGCACGATGCGTTGCATTTTGAAGTAGGATAAAATATCACATAGAACGGCAATCTATTAAATAAAAATTTAAATTCTTTTAAAAAAGTAGGCGCCATATTTTTCT
This genomic window contains:
- a CDS encoding transketolase, which translates into the protein MLENKGIFLREKADYIRKDIVRICVPNGAGHIAPSLSCVDILVALYYGALSYDDNNPFWDERDRLVFSKAHGCYALYSILADKGIIPGEEWENFYKEGRSSLSGCVEREIKYGLEAGCGSLGHGLPIATGIAFGAKLQTKIYHTFCLVGDGELQEGTTWEALQFAVKHELGNLIIVVDRNHLQAMDFIVNILDRTDEDIIKRLKGFGVDIEICLGHDVVRLFHLFQELKSKVSNVPKVVIAETIKGFGLKWMENVPRFHFCVPTEEELKEG
- a CDS encoding transketolase; protein product: MVNYRKDIINAAIPYFHEDERYYLLVEDMGFGAIDLLKKEFPSRVINCGIMEQSTVGIAAGMSMSGLIPIVYSIVNFLVFRALEQIRNDVILQNLNVKFVGTGCNNYFKFLGPSHCCGSDDITLMDLIGLKVYDPYAETKSFSEVVEEWICSTSPGYIRV
- a CDS encoding PfkB family carbohydrate kinase: MKDKKIPSKILDLKTIAGLCAKAKKEGKKVVYCHGCFDLMHIGHIKYLQAARKRGDVLVVTITPDRYVTRGPGRPVFTEIHRLESIAALDCVDYVALNQWPTAVESIHLLKPNFYIKGSDFGSVEGDPTGRLVKEEEAVKSINGELVFTNEEVFSSSKLLKDYFGVLPKELEKFLVGFTQRFNTNDIIGVFDSIKDLRVLVIGEPIIDEYNFCSLLQRASKAPTVATRWASSETYAGGSLAVANHLAGLVKEVGLIGLLGRKDSREEFIRANLQPNIQFFPCFRDDSSTIIKTRFLEEAFKQKMFEVCYFNDYPINGKTEEETISLLKKLLTNYDLVISADFGHGFITREIINLLCKEAPYLVVMAQSNSANLGFNPVTKYHRADYIVVDHVEIRLACHEQHSDLEPLVRNISKRLKCPRINVTLGHEGTLYYHSNTFYRVPVASWKVVDTIGAGDAVLAVTSPLTYLNLDAQVVAFIGNCAGALAVQYLGNKERINPAHLRKLIETLMK
- a CDS encoding SIS domain-containing protein, whose product is MRPWLKNYIEDHIKIIQALDQERTANLIELVKETRDLERQIFVIGNGGSAACSSHLAVDLGKGASLNKKRRFRIFSPVDHIPWLTALGNDLSYDDIFSEQIENFAQEGDLLLAISVSGSSPNLVKAVERAKHLKLKTAALVGDKNGKLINMVDLVIVIPSKHYGHVEDIQTAICHMISYYFIERE
- a CDS encoding glycosyltransferase family 2 protein, whose amino-acid sequence is MNEDDNKRLVVSVIMPALNEEKNILAAINNILKALEDFNINGEVIAVNDGSTDATEEMVRDIMNKDNRVRMLRHEKPQGIGTSFWDGVDNAKGDIVIMLPGDNENDPWEILRYYELLDHVDMIIPFIFNKEARSLFRNVLSFIYRFIINTTFLVYFNYTNGTVLYRKSILKELEYRSHSFFFQTDILIRLVKRGYLFAEVPYRLGLRKEGVSKAITFPSLLQVTKGYFQLLNDIYFKKKNKACFSDDSQTALRRQKADELGFCKIGFGGDN
- a CDS encoding radical SAM protein: MSELILDGHKLAWHKERVNAWLKGERIAPITIDCALTRRCTYRCVYCYGQLQANDEKRMTQDVIFRFLDDAAEIGVKAISFVSDGESTCSPYLTQAIIRGKKNGLDMALGTNGYLLKDEKLEEILPCLTYLRFNISAASPSRYAQIMGCKEKCFHKVYHTIKECIRIKKEKNLHVTIGLQMVLLPQFSDQVIPFANIGKELGVDYSVIKHCSDDEEGSLGVDYDKYLNLVDILKQAESCSTEGYLVKAKWSKILSKGKRKYSQCYGPPFITQFSGSGLVAPCGMLFNRKYKRFHIGNIANTSFKEIWQSERYWEVMNLIASSKFDAKTMCGTLCLQHKVNEFLWDLKQGKTSLKEGMGETPMHINFI
- a CDS encoding glycosyltransferase family 39 protein, with the protein product MILGNKFMRKVIEYKFLIFILIIGSFLLFFNLGTNRYLNGDSANEGLLAKSICSCGLPNHWDGKNIFADAYGNEFKRVGNYYILSHHPWLHLYVIAASYLLLGRTAFSTLFPGALVALFTIFLSYFFAIKISRDKEIAIITTLLLLLSVQFLLFGRGDRYYALIALFTLLMLYFYLKFLEDKKGSMIGFGISAILFFHSNYVPFIAVMGGIMTHFFLFEFKKERLKSILLSLLTISLFTTPWILFFHPSSSVIQSWSSLGAYNSIKEFLFVFTHTLLKINNHLFPFLLFVLVPFIMIKRTGHKLVVNNRYILILLVICFILLTFLLHDVGRSFNSMIPLFCLLSASIYKFIKGKNRIIAYVFLILLLFTNIINVTPTILFKSCISTNNFANIISFIIHGDKEKVLEKLKERDAEKKIEEYAKIKFLICDFLYEITHDYDNAIEGIIKYLQKYGKKDETVMIRCVEGLASNIIFYTGMKVIYKVSDNEVLFPPTEDFLKLNQMPPRGIDWYIKIPSEPLDYMPEGKYEKIIIDYPETVFDNYPFLPSHQFKTLNDGPKVVIYHKMND
- a CDS encoding radical SAM/SPASM domain-containing protein, with translation MAPTFLKEFKFLFNRLPFYVIFYPTSKCNASCPHCFNYQRQQEASLKEELSLDEIEKISKNFGHIKVLVISGGEPFLRDDLAEIVSVFYKNNRIQYISFHTNAFLTKKVVDTVGNVLDKFKDLGVIVCISIDGIKDGHDRFRGVKGGFDKILETIDGLKKLKDKFKNLNLITSTIFSHSTIDSFADTIRFIQNNIGSVKPSLAFIRGDVKDKEEKVIDYIRYRDFYRNFKYQVDNNISPFSSLALKEALEMVVNKIVVDNYVDKKQTVPCQAGRKLLVIYENGDVYPCEILGHKLGNLRQANYDIKQILFSQRNRTVIENISQNKKCYCTWENVTALNLLYSPKFYPMIIREWFRLFVMKTRQAVKR